Proteins encoded within one genomic window of Armatimonadota bacterium:
- a CDS encoding LysE family transporter, which produces MWELVGISLSWWLVSLSGVMMPGPVSAMAVTEGTRRGPLAGPLLTVGHAAAEAVMVALLVLGMSRALQQPPVVGTIGILGGAVLAWMGWGIAAAAWRDRLASPQEHGGAADRSLVQAGLLTTISNPYWLLWWATVGAAFFGRFSRFGPLAVAGLFFLGHVSLDLGWNSFLALAAGKGRRRFPPAAFRVVLGGCGIFLVGLSAYFVYSGVDLLTR; this is translated from the coding sequence ATGTGGGAGCTTGTGGGTATCTCGCTCTCCTGGTGGCTGGTCAGCCTCTCCGGGGTGATGATGCCTGGCCCCGTCTCGGCTATGGCGGTCACCGAGGGGACGCGCCGCGGCCCGCTGGCCGGGCCGTTGCTCACCGTCGGGCACGCGGCGGCCGAAGCTGTGATGGTGGCACTGCTGGTCCTGGGCATGAGCCGGGCACTGCAGCAGCCGCCGGTGGTGGGGACCATCGGCATCCTGGGCGGTGCGGTGCTGGCGTGGATGGGCTGGGGAATCGCCGCGGCGGCCTGGCGCGACCGCCTGGCCTCACCACAGGAGCACGGCGGTGCGGCGGATCGCTCGCTGGTGCAGGCCGGCCTGCTCACCACCATCTCCAACCCGTACTGGCTCCTGTGGTGGGCGACGGTGGGCGCAGCCTTCTTCGGCCGCTTCTCGCGCTTCGGGCCGCTGGCCGTCGCCGGCCTGTTCTTCCTGGGCCACGTCAGTCTGGACCTGGGGTGGAACAGCTTCCTGGCGCTGGCCGCAGGCAAAGGACGCCGCCGCTTCCCCCCTGCAGCGTTCAGGGTGGTGCTGGGCGGGTGCGGGATCTTCCTTGTCGGGTTGAGTGCGTACTTTGTCTACTCCGGCGTCGACTTGTTGACGCGGTAG